ATGGTTCGGATCCAAAAATAGGCCGTTTCGTCCTACGGAAAGATTGAGCGATATCGTATCCAACACATTAAAAATACCTGAAATACGACCTTTGCATAAGAAAAGCAAAGATAAACAGGCGGGAAAAAGTTATGCGGAAAGATTCTTCCATGCCCATGAAGCCTGGGAAATCCGGGAAGAATGGAAAGGCGTCTGTCCCAAGCGGATCCTTCTACTCGACGACGTATTTACGACCGGAGCCAGCGTGAACGAAGCGAGTCGGATCCTAAAAAGAAACGGTGCCGAAAAGGTCTACGTTTTGACTTACCTTCGGACCTTGGATTAGCCTTGACTAATCTAAATATCCGTTTAGTATGGAGTTCCTACGTTATGGTCCGAAAGATTTTGCATATCGATATGGACGCTTTTTATGCTTCTGTGGAGCAACGGGACAATCCCAATTATCGAGGCAAACCCATCATAGTAGGAGGACCTCCCGATTCCAGGGGAGTAGTATGTGCCGCTAGTTACGAGGCTCGTAAGTTCGGAGTGAGGTCGGCGATTCCTTGTTCTCAGGCGGCTCGTCTATGTCCTTCCGCGATCTTCGTCACCCCTAGGTTCGAGGCGTATCGCAAAGTATCCTCTCAGATCCGGAATATCTTTTTGGAATACACGGATCTAGTCGAGATGCTTTCACTGGACGAGGCCTATTTGGACGTTACCGAAAACAAGAAGAATATTCCTTACGCGAGCGTCGTCGCAAAAGAAATCCGAGAGAGGATATTTTCCGAAACGGAGCTTACCGCCTCCGCGGGAGTCTCGGTAAACAAATTCCTTGCTAAGATCGCTACGGACATGAACAAACCGAACGGTATGACCGTGGTTCGACCGGAAGATATGGATCGTTTTCTGGGCACTTTGGACGTGGGCGTTTTTCCGGGGATCGGTAAAGTTACATTAAAAAAAATGAATGGGCTCGGGATCTATAAAGGTATCGATTTAAAAAACCAAACTCTGGAATTTTTGGATAAGCATTTCGGTAAATCGGGTCGCTGGTTTTATTTCGTGTGTAGAGGGCAGGACGATAGACCTGTGGAGCCTTATCGGGAAAGAAAATCCTTAGGTGCAGAGTCCACATTCTCCTCCGATCTGGAGCGTACGGAAGACTTGTATAGGGAGCTCGCGGATATCGCCGAGGAATTGGAAAGGAGACTTCTCAAGAGCTCCTTTCCTGGAAAGACGGTCACTCTTAAGGTGAAATTCTCCGATTTTACCCAGAAGACGCGCAGTATTACGTTGGATTATTCCTTTTTAGATAAGAATGAACTCTACCGCATCGGTTCCAAATTATTGGAGGAGTTCCTACTTGGCGGTCGTTCCGTTTTTCCGATTCGATTATTGGGTCTA
The sequence above is a segment of the Leptospira wolffii serovar Khorat str. Khorat-H2 genome. Coding sequences within it:
- the dinB gene encoding DNA polymerase IV, with amino-acid sequence MVRKILHIDMDAFYASVEQRDNPNYRGKPIIVGGPPDSRGVVCAASYEARKFGVRSAIPCSQAARLCPSAIFVTPRFEAYRKVSSQIRNIFLEYTDLVEMLSLDEAYLDVTENKKNIPYASVVAKEIRERIFSETELTASAGVSVNKFLAKIATDMNKPNGMTVVRPEDMDRFLGTLDVGVFPGIGKVTLKKMNGLGIYKGIDLKNQTLEFLDKHFGKSGRWFYFVCRGQDDRPVEPYRERKSLGAESTFSSDLERTEDLYRELADIAEELERRLLKSSFPGKTVTLKVKFSDFTQKTRSITLDYSFLDKNELYRIGSKLLEEFLLGGRSVFPIRLLGLSLSHPETSGKKTAVKVELEEDLFPSLF